The genomic segment TCTAAAAACTGTGCCAACTGAGGCTTTTATGGTATGGGCAGCAAGCTTAACCTGGGGGAAACCGCTAAAGCGGTTTACTACAAACCTTATTTCCTAAAATGTTTAATGTGAGTTTACTCGTTAATTATAAATTTTGCTGCTCATTTAAAATTTCATAATTAAGAATTTCTATCCAAACGTTGAGAGTGCCAAACTTTCAGTTTGGCACTCCTTTAAAAGTTTAATCTATAACTGCTGCAAGTATAGACCAAAAATGAAACTCCCTGAAAATACTTATATTGCTTCTGAAAAACTAACAAAATATCTGCTGATTCATAGAAAACGAAATGATAAATCTCAATGGCTTTCTCAAGCAGGATATACAATTGAAAACTGGTACATGCTGTTAATTGATTTAAAAAAGTTAATATTATCAAAAGACGCTGTTCTTGTTGAAAAAACTGAATTTGGACAGATGTATGAGGTTAGAGGTAAACTACACGGTCCAAACGGAAAAAATCTTTCAGTGCTTACAGTTTGGATGACAGATTTTGAGACTGGAAACACAAGATTTATAACAATGTATCCTGACAAAAGGATGGTAAAATGAAATATAAATTATTTGAAGAAGTTGTTCTCAATGTCAATATCCCTGAAAAAAAATTAAAAAAAGGCGATGCTGCAACTATTGTAGAATACTATCCAGTTTCTAAAGGAAAGCACGGTTATTCATTAGAGGTGTTTAACACGGTTGGAGATACAATTGCTGTAATAACGGTTAATGAATCAGCAATAAAGCCTTTGGAAGCAGATGAGGTTTTCAGTGTGCGGTCATTGGCTGTGTAAATATAAAAAAAATTGTTTTGATGATATTAATGAGGTGCATAAATGAAATCATGTCAGGTTATCATTAGTGTTCCTGAAAAAATTCTTCTGGCTGAAAAGATGAATGAAGTTTCTTTTGGTCGTGAAATGACTATTCTGGCTGCTGTCAAGCTTTATGAATTGGGTCGTCTTTCATCTGGGCGGGCTGCTGAACTTGCAGGCATGACAAGAGTGGAATTTTTATTGAACCTGGAACGTTACAGGGTTTTTCCCTTTGAAAATGAGTTAAAAGAACTGGAAAACCAGGTATGAATAAAGCTGTCAGCAATACATCACCTTTACTCTATCTTTATCGAATAGGGAAGCTTGATTGGCTTCCCAAACTGTTTGACAGCATATGGATACCAGAGGCAGTAGTAAGCGAAATGAAAAAAGGGAGGTGTAAAGGGTATGACACACCTGATCCAGAAAATTATAAATGGCTGAAAATTGTTAATCCAAAATCATTGCCTTTTGAATGGCTTTCATCTGATTTAGGAGCAGGGGAACTTTCAGCAATGGCTTTAGCTATTGAAAATTCAGAGAGGATTGTTTTGTTAGATGATGCCCTGGCTCGTAAAATTGCAAAAGCTGCGGGCATAAGCTTGGTTCCAAAGGGATGTGGTTATCTGATGATATTCGTCAAAGAATACTGAAACTGGCAGATGAAAAATAAATATTGAAGAGATTTGAGATAGCCCTGCTCTTAGATTTTATATATTTTGCAATGCCCCGATGTTAGAGGAAAAAAAC from the Desulfonema limicola genome contains:
- a CDS encoding DUF6883 domain-containing protein, giving the protein MKLPENTYIASEKLTKYLLIHRKRNDKSQWLSQAGYTIENWYMLLIDLKKLILSKDAVLVEKTEFGQMYEVRGKLHGPNGKNLSVLTVWMTDFETGNTRFITMYPDKRMVK
- a CDS encoding DUF4926 domain-containing protein, which codes for MKYKLFEEVVLNVNIPEKKLKKGDAATIVEYYPVSKGKHGYSLEVFNTVGDTIAVITVNESAIKPLEADEVFSVRSLAV
- a CDS encoding UPF0175 family protein: MKSCQVIISVPEKILLAEKMNEVSFGREMTILAAVKLYELGRLSSGRAAELAGMTRVEFLLNLERYRVFPFENELKELENQV